One window of Mucilaginibacter inviolabilis genomic DNA carries:
- a CDS encoding mechanosensitive ion channel family protein, giving the protein MENKLPSGLLELSQRVPAILWDLGITVIAILVGLIIKFIVTSLFRFYAKKETSYSFFKSVIINLGRAITYFIPLFLLNLFVPFMRLDKVYIAPLDKIIEILLTISFAGILVRSVRILEDYIYHTYDLNKADNLKERKIRTQIQFMRKLLVVIIVFVTIAIILLSFESMRKIGTGLLTGVGIGGIIVGFAAQNSLGNLLAGFQIAFTQPIRIDDVLVVEGEWGRVEEITLTYVVLKIWDERRLILPINYFIQKPFQNWTRTSADILGTVFLYMDHTVPIDAIRGEFERLILKTPLWDKRVKVVQVTDVKERVIEIRVLMSSRTSSDAFDLRCYIRENLITYLQQNYPGSLPKTRNELGDLEKYVQHSS; this is encoded by the coding sequence ATGGAAAATAAATTGCCATCCGGTTTGCTGGAGTTATCGCAACGTGTACCTGCCATATTATGGGACCTGGGTATAACGGTAATAGCCATTTTGGTAGGGTTGATCATCAAATTTATAGTTACAAGCCTTTTTAGGTTTTATGCCAAAAAAGAAACCTCTTATTCCTTTTTCAAATCAGTGATCATTAACCTTGGTCGGGCTATCACTTATTTTATACCACTTTTTCTGCTTAATTTATTCGTTCCGTTTATGCGGCTGGATAAAGTTTATATAGCCCCACTGGATAAGATTATTGAAATATTGCTTACCATTTCCTTTGCAGGCATACTGGTTCGTTCGGTAAGGATACTGGAAGATTATATTTACCATACCTATGATCTGAACAAAGCCGATAATTTAAAAGAGCGAAAAATACGCACACAGATACAGTTTATGCGTAAGCTTTTGGTAGTAATTATTGTTTTTGTAACTATAGCCATTATCCTGCTGAGTTTTGAGAGTATGCGTAAAATTGGCACCGGGCTGTTAACGGGTGTGGGTATAGGCGGTATTATTGTAGGTTTTGCGGCCCAGAATTCGTTAGGTAATTTATTAGCCGGTTTCCAGATTGCTTTTACACAGCCCATACGTATTGATGACGTACTGGTGGTGGAGGGCGAGTGGGGTCGTGTTGAAGAAATTACACTTACCTATGTTGTTTTAAAAATATGGGATGAGCGCCGGTTGATTTTACCTATCAATTACTTTATACAAAAGCCCTTTCAAAACTGGACACGCACCTCTGCCGATATATTGGGTACTGTGTTTTTGTATATGGATCATACCGTACCTATAGATGCTATCCGGGGCGAGTTTGAGCGCCTGATCTTAAAAACACCTTTATGGGACAAACGGGTAAAAGTAGTACAGGTAACTGATGTAAAAGAACGTGTTATTGAAATCAGGGTGCTCATGAGCTCCCGAACATCGTCTGATGCGTTTGACCTGCGGTGTTATATCCGCGAAAACCTGATCACCTATCTGCAGCAAAATTACCCGGGTAGCCTGCCCAAAACCAGAAATGAGTTAGGCGATCTGGAAAAATATGTGCAGCATTCCAGTTAA
- a CDS encoding TetR/AcrR family transcriptional regulator: MAAGNDHQDIKREKILDASHQRFLHYGYSKTTMNEIAGDLSMSKALLYYYFPDKSQLYIAVMRKLANDYIKNLEDNIDTFANLKDAFVFQINTNHDFIVNNYNFFDFFRLNEQNLPDTIWEIVEQVHLAELNLLSRSIKTEIERGAIKPVENPEEIVDLLLDALHGIKVSAVSQKKVNFPRKEHLEEIHTKRLLLIDIFIKGLMY, encoded by the coding sequence ATGGCTGCAGGCAATGACCATCAGGATATAAAGCGGGAAAAAATTTTAGACGCCTCTCATCAACGGTTCTTACATTATGGATATTCAAAAACTACCATGAATGAAATTGCCGGAGACCTGTCTATGTCAAAGGCGCTGCTTTATTATTATTTTCCTGATAAAAGCCAGTTATACATTGCAGTAATGCGTAAACTGGCCAATGATTACATCAAAAACCTGGAAGACAATATTGACACTTTTGCTAATTTAAAAGACGCTTTTGTTTTCCAGATAAATACCAATCACGATTTTATTGTAAATAATTATAATTTCTTTGATTTTTTCAGATTGAATGAACAAAATCTTCCGGATACTATTTGGGAGATCGTGGAGCAGGTTCATTTGGCCGAACTGAATTTGTTGAGCCGATCGATAAAAACTGAAATAGAGCGGGGAGCTATTAAGCCTGTTGAAAACCCTGAAGAGATTGTTGATTTGTTATTGGATGCCCTACATGGTATTAAAGTTAGCGCTGTATCGCAAAAGAAAGTAAACTTTCCGCGTAAAGAACATCTGGAAGAAATACATACCAAAAGATTATTACTGATAGATATTTTTATAAAAGGACTGATGTATTAA
- a CDS encoding DUF4126 family protein has translation MKIKISKPLWQVIGLGTLAGMRTASAPVIASHILSHHQSKNLTQSPLRFMQSVSVANTLKVMSFSELVVDKLPSTPNRIKPFGVLARSLSGALAGASIYKASGNNAFVGAVIGGSAALVSTFGSYYLRKGVVKGSHIIDPVIGAIEDALVIGAGVGISAMA, from the coding sequence ATGAAAATCAAAATATCAAAACCCCTTTGGCAGGTTATAGGTTTAGGTACACTGGCAGGTATGCGTACTGCTTCGGCGCCGGTTATTGCCAGCCATATATTAAGTCATCATCAATCAAAAAATCTGACGCAATCGCCTTTAAGGTTCATGCAATCGGTAAGTGTAGCCAATACATTAAAAGTGATGTCTTTTAGCGAGTTAGTGGTAGATAAGCTGCCATCAACGCCTAATAGGATTAAACCATTCGGCGTACTGGCACGCTCGCTGTCAGGAGCTCTGGCCGGTGCAAGTATTTATAAAGCCAGCGGTAATAACGCTTTTGTTGGCGCTGTTATAGGTGGTTCGGCTGCTTTGGTGTCAACATTTGGCAGTTATTATTTGCGTAAAGGAGTAGTTAAAGGTAGTCATATTATTGATCCGGTTATTGGCGCTATTGAAGATGCCTTGGTTATAGGCGCCGGTGTGGGCATATCCGCAATGGCTTAA